The segment CTGCCCCATCAAAAAAACGTAAAATCAGCCTAATATAGGTCCTAAATAGATGAGTAGAGGGACCTATAGAGAACTTTTGGATGATATCCTATTCTCCCCTATATTGATTGAAACATTTCCATGATATTTAATTAGAAGCTGGCGGCAATGGCGTGAAAAAATACCGATATCTCGCTAGGAATCGATATATTACCTGTAACATTTATAGGATCATCAGTAACAATTTTTGTATTCACTAAATAGGTTTTGCTTATTTGACACCCCGGGCTGTACGCCAGCTTCTGAAGGGGTTAACGCCACCGGTATATGCTTTTGGAAAATTATTTACTGCCGTTTAACTCCATTTACGTTCACTCTGCTCCTGACCGGGTCAGTGGGATTACAGTATTTACCATAGCGATGTGAGCCAATAGATGGGAGGTAGTTAGGGCCGTGTtcacacacacaggatacgctgcagattttctgcaacagaaaatctgcagcagaatctctagaaaaatctgttaaatctgtcacagaaatccgcaccaaatagtgcatTTTTCCTGCTCAcattgctgcggaaacgctgcgtttttacctgcgtatttagtgttaaacattggttatagcaaagtatatgtgcacctgcggatttccagcggtttttaccGCGTTTCCGCTGTAAAAGCCGCAACAccataaatctgttgcggaatttctgctccccattgaagtctatgggccaaacacgcagcatctccgcacagaacacgcagcatctccgcacaggacacgcagcgcctccgcacaggacacgcagcgcctccgcacaggacacgcagcttttccgcacaggacacgcagcgtctccgcacaggacacgcagcgtCTCCGCACAGGACACTCAGCTTttccgcacaggacacgcagcgcctccgcacaggacacgcagcgcctccgcacaggacacgcagcgtCTCCGCACAGGACACTCAGCTTttccgcacaggacacgcagcgtctccgcacaggacacgcagcgtCTCCGCACAGGACACTCAGCTTttccgcacaggacacgcagcgcctccgcacaggacacgcagcgtctccgcacaggacacgcagcgtCTCCGCACAGTACACTCACtattaatatacattccggtcccttttgctacaacaaactttcccgaggaccgattgcgggtgctgccgtcggttgcatggcaaaaccagaggccatacaacggcctccggtctgccattcacggaagcctatgaggaccaactggtcctcataggcttcctgtcagtgtgactgtcaacgtctcactgacagtttataatacgttacactacctaggtagggtAATGTATTatggcagccatcagtgctgcaggtcttcaagtaagaaaaaaaaaaagtaataaaaatggtttataaaagtgtaaaaacaagttataatttacaaaaacaaaaaatgctttttttcctatgataagtcttttattataggaaaaaaaaaaaaaaacgttaaaaagtacacatatttggtatcaccgcgtttgtaacgaccccaactataaaactataatattatttttcccgcacggtgaacacccctcccaaaatataaaattaaacgtgatcaaaaatgtgcatgtaccccaaaataataccaataaaaactacaacccgtcccgcaaaaaacaagcccttacacagcatttttgactgaaaaataaaaaaattatggctctcagaatatggggacacagaaaataaataatttcatacaaaagtgattttattgcgcaaacgccacaaaacataataaaaactatatacatatggtatcgccgtaatcgtaccgacctgcagaataaagtaaaatgtcatttatagcgcagtgattactgtaaaaaaaaaaaagaaaggacaaATACATTatcaaaattgcaaaaaaatcgaataagatgtgatcaaaaaaatcacacgtaccctaaaatggtaccaatgaaaactacagattgttccgcaacaaataagccctcgcatggctctggtgaagaaaaaataaaaaaaaagttctggcgctcagactaTAGCgacgagtgtccaaaagcggataagattgggcaccatttatcagtgcgacaccggccacacatctatgaattatttatttaccccattattataccctcttattatgccctgatatactctgcccagcttacatatgccaccacattataaactgaaataccagcaaaaccccaaacagaactattaccaagcaaaatctgcgctccaaaagccaaatggcgctccttcccttctgagctctgccgtgggtccaaacagcagtttattaccacatatggggtattgccgtaatcgtgagaaattgctttacaagttttggggtgctttttattctttattccttgtaaaaattaaaaatttgtaaaaaaaattccggaaaaaaaagtagattttcattttcacagacatattccaataaatatagcaaaatacctgtgggatcaagatgctaactatacccctagataaattccttgaggtatgtagtttccaaaatcacttttgggggtgattccactgttttggcaccacaagacctcttcaaacctgacatggtgcctaaaatatattctaaaaataaggagccccctaaaatcctctaggtgctcctttgcttctgaggccggtgtttcagtccattacctcactagggccacatgtgggatatttctaaaaacggcagaatctgggaaataaatattgagttgcgtttctcgggtaaaacctcctgtgttacagaaaaaaatgtattacaagtgaatttcgtaaaaaaaaattacatttataaatttcacctctactttgctttaattcctgtgaatcgcctaacgggttaataaactttctgaatgctgttttgaatactttgaggggtgaagtttttaaaatggggtgatttatggggtctatctagtacataaggctctcaaagccactttagaactgaactgctccttgaaaaatagccttttgaaattttcttgaaaatctgagaaattgctgctaaagttctaagcattgtaacgtcctagaaaaataaaataatgttaaaaaaacaatgcaaatataaagtagacatatgagggatgttaactagcaacaattttgtgtggtattactatctgttttacaagtagattacatttaaagctatgaatttattgaccaaatttttccactaacataaagtacaatatgtcacgagaaaacaatctctgaatcgctaggataggcaaaagcattgcagagttattaccacataaaatgacacatcagatttgaaaaaaatggggctggtcattgaggcatcgatgaccttggtcctgaaagagttaagcagGAAATCAATCTGTGGTATACGTGGAAGAGTAGTGGTCCCCAATGGAACCTCACTCATCACTTATAGTACCCCTTACCACTTAACATTGGAGCAGTTTTGGGACCCCCTTTTCCTTCTAGAAGATAAAGGCGGAGCTAATCACTGTGTGGTTACCCCCTTATTAATGTTGCTGTAAATATGGAGTGTAGGGTGGTAAACCTTGGTGAGCCGTTGCTTAGCAACAGCAGATATGGTTTGTGGGTGACAACACAGATCTGTTCTCTCTTGTATAGCATTGAACATTGTCACTCACATAGTAGACAAGCGCTGTAAGTCAAGCATCAGGTGCGACTCCCATATACCCCTCCATACAGTTCCGCACTGGTTCCAGGTTGACCTACGTGTGGCCTAAACATGGCTAATTTTCAGAGACCCAACACACCTTCTCATGTCTTCATGATCTTATTAATTATAATGGATGAATTGTAATAAGATGGAAGCGGTTGTTAACTGATAATGTGGTTCTCACACCTGCATTAACCCAATTGGGCCTCTGGGTGACTAGTTACCATTTGCTGAGTCCTTGAACATAACTTGACAATGTGGAAGGTGTTTGTTGCATCCTTGTTcccaaaaaatttacattttctttaGATAGTATAGAAACACAGGCAGTTCCACTGACCTTAAGCAGATGACGCAGACTTCCCCGGGGACGTACAGTAATAACAGAGATCTCAGATGTTCCTGGAAACAAGTTTGTGTTGTTTCGAGAGCTCTCTCATGGGATCAGTGGCGAGTGCCGTGCTTGTAATTATATATTGTATACGTTATAATCGCTGTGCAATCACAGACTACTTTCTTGTTTTCCAGATCACAATGTCATATCCAATCACTTCTCAGCCCCAGGCCATGCAGGGATATGGTGCCAGTAGCAGCCAGTGGCACTCGGAGGTCATGGACTGCTGTGAAGACATGGGAATCTGTAAGTTCTAAAGACAATCCTTCAAatgtaaattgaaaaaaaatattgtaatagttaaagTGGTTCTAcagtagaaaacccattttcagaaTTAGGAGTCATTAGAGGGGGGGGGTGTCCCCTTTTCAGGACTCTCATCTCTTGGCAAgaatggagagcggttacaaagagcgtctcttgctctggaggacctgtcctatactgcattacacagacaacgcagtggtttcaatgagaactgtgtaatacttcatttcccctgtggtggcgctgccagGAAACTGAACATTTACGACCAagtttctccacagattacagacaaccgagggacactttgtgatcagcttatagtCAAGGGACTGCGAAAACAACaacacaacactactactacaacaacaacaacaacaacaacacaacactactacaacaacaacacaactactacaacaacaacaacgctactacaacacaacactactactactactactacaacaacactactactacaacacaacactactacaacaacacaacacaactactacaacaacaacacaacactactactacaacactacaacaacacaacactactactactacaacaacaacaatacaacactacaacaacaacaacactacaACTACAACAACACcaacaacaacactactactacaacaacacaacaacactactactacaacaacaacactactacaacaacaacacaacactactactactactacaacaacaacaCTACAACAACaacacaacactactactactactactactaccactactactactacaacaacaacactacaacaacaacaacaacactacaAGTAGTTGTTGTCaggcggacaacccctttaaaaattagAGTCACTATCATGGAGGCAAATATTTGTAGTACTAAAAGTATAGGGAGCAGATTTGGTGCCCAAATCCACATAGTAATGATTAGGACTAATGGACATGGACAGCCCATCAATCTTCATCGAGTCTCAAAAAGGAACGTCCCCATATACAGGGCCATCTTGACAAAAGGCGGCATATATGGAAGACTTTACCAGCCGTACATCGTCATTAGAGCCTACCTACACGACAATATTGTGAACCGAAATAGCTCGATGTTTAAAGAGGCAAGAATACATTACAAAAATTACCCAAATATTACTCGGATCAAGATGCCAATGGCCCTTGAAGTTTTATATTGTTGATGTGCAATTTACACCTCCTCATCTCACTTTTAGACAAGGAGAAGATGCTGCTGGAGGTCTCCGCGCATCATATAGCTCCTATGTCATTGCTCTAGCTTACAAAGGGAAAGAAAAGCTTCATAGACTCATCGGAGGGAACAGCTGTCCTACAGTAAAGCGTCACTACAGGTTCATATGTATTTATcccattttgttttttctttcttttgttaGGTCTTTGTGGAGCATTTGTCCCTTGTATTCTGGCTTGTAGAGTGGCCACAGACTTTGGAGAGTGCTGCTGCTTGCCATtcctagggggcactattatcgcCATGCGAACCGGCATTAGGGaaagatatcacattccggtaagTTTTTCTTAGACAAGTCTCCTTTCTGGCTGCCATACCTGCGGGATCTACTGAAAGTTTTATACTCCCTCTCCTTGTGCAATTTCCACAAATTGTGGCTCTTTGGCTGttctgaaactacaactcccagtattcaCTGACAGCTTGTAGGTCTGCAGGGTCCCGAGAGAAGGTGCACTATTTATAACCAGGCCCTAATGATAATGAGCAGCAGGTCTAAAAGATTATACTTGGCTCATTAGTTCTACTGGTACAAGTGTCTGACTGGGGCTACTTGGGCCCACAAAAGGGCATGAATGAGGTTGCCTTCCTTTGGGGATTGTTATTGTGCCAGGGCCTGGGCCCATCAGAGGATCCTCTAGTGTTCTTGTCGACCAGACTGTCCCTGCCTTTATTGTTTGACTAAACagttcccattcacttcaatggtgaGGGAGAGTGCACGCTCGTCCCGCTTAACAGCCATGAACGGGGACTTGGGGCCCCTCATTTGTTGCAATGGTGAGAGTTCCAGATGCCATCTCCTTACCTAACTTACTATTGTTACCAGTGTGATTGACaggttataaaagtaaaaaaaaaaaagaaggggtcATCTATCTTTGCATTATCCCCAGTGTTGCAGAAGGGAATCCAACGATTCCATATATCTCAGCACATCGTGACATTTCAGTTcccagcttaaagggaacctgtcaccagcatttcacttattaaaccagcaatacctggtggtggtggatgaaaaatcatttctatataacctataattgtcttcttagtcggctctgtagctttagtattcagatttttagtgttcccacaccgtatgctaatgagtataaaagagtcaaatcttcgtttgaaaagagtcatatcttcattcctcaagtctttctgtgtttaccccgcctccttacattTGATTGACAGTTCCTCGTCTTTGCCCAGCACactaaatcccgcgcttgtgcattgatgtcctcttcaggTGTGTGCGcataaagggacaccggattattatgataaaaggcgccaaatgtttgcagaccgttatttacagtcggaggaggagtttaggagaggggacaaCGCCAATGAACttatgatagcagcggccagtgagggagaagtaaagttcaatgctggtgacaggttccctttaaagaggctctgtcaccagatattgcaacccctatctgctattgcaggagataggcgctgcaatgtagattacagtaatgtttttatttttaaaaaacgagcatttttggccaagttatgaccatttttgtatttatgcaaatgaggcttgcaaaagtccaagtgggcgtgtttaaagtaaaagtccaactgggcgtgtattatgtgcgtgcatcggggcgtttttactacttttactagctgggcgttctgacgagaagtatcatccacttctcttcagaacgcccagcttctggcagtgcagatctgtgacgtcactcacaggtcctgcatcgtgtcggccacatcggcaccagaggctacagttgattctgcagcagcatcggcgttagcaggtaagtcgatgtagctacttacctgcaaacgccgatgctgctgcagaatcatctgtagcctctggtgccgatgtgtcctcgctcgtctgacacgatgcaggacctggggcaggaagtgagtgacgtcacagcgtgatctctcgagaacacggctgtgtctgcactgccagaagctgggcgttgtgaagagaagtggatgatacttctcgtcaaaacgcccagctagtaaaagtagtaaaaacgccccgatgtacgcacataatacacgcccagttggacttttactttaaacacgcccacttggacttttgaaagcctcatttgcataaatacaaaaatggtcataacttggccaaaaatgctcgttttttaaaaataaaaacgttactgtaatctacattgcagcgccgatctgctgcaatagcagataggggttgc is part of the Rhinoderma darwinii isolate aRhiDar2 chromosome 10, aRhiDar2.hap1, whole genome shotgun sequence genome and harbors:
- the LOC142662212 gene encoding cornifelin homolog: MSEGGGSDVTSHLPVPSLPQPPYKYLSGVITTHTASSLQEQYSAEQITMSYPITSQPQAMQGYGASSSQWHSEVMDCCEDMGICLCGAFVPCILACRVATDFGECCCLPFLGGTIIAMRTGIRERYHIPGTICNDCVCLTFCGPCTLCQMARELKQRKC